From one Eptesicus fuscus isolate TK198812 chromosome 21, DD_ASM_mEF_20220401, whole genome shotgun sequence genomic stretch:
- the RPS16 gene encoding 40S ribosomal protein S16, whose amino-acid sequence MPSKGPLQSVQVFGRKKTATAVAHCKRGNGLIKVNGRPLEMIEPRTLQYKLLEPVLLLGKERFAGVDIRVRVKGGGHVAQIYAIRQSISKALVAYYQKYVDEASKKEIKDILIQYDRTLLVADPRRCESKKFGGPGARARYQKSYR is encoded by the exons ATGCCATCCAAGGGTCCTCTGCAGTCTGTGCAGGTCTTCGGACGCAAG AAGACGGCCACAGCCGTGGCGCACTGCAAGCGGGGCAACGGCCTCATAAAGGTGAACGGACGGCCCCTGGAGATGATCGAGCCGCGCACGCTTCAATACAAG ctgctggaacCTGTTCTGCTTCTTGGGAAGGAGCGATTTGCTGGCGTGGACATCCGAGTCCGTGTGAAGGGTGGCGGTCATGTGGCCCAGATTTATG CAATCCGTCAGTCCATTTCCAAAGCCCTGGTGGCCTACTACCAGAAAT ATGTGGATGAAGCTTCCAAGAAGGAAATCAAAGACATCCTTATCCAGTATGACCGGACCCTGCTGGTAGCAGATCCCCGTCGCTGTGAATCCAAAAAGTTTGGTGGTCCTGGTGCCCGGGCTCGCTACCAGAAATCTTACCGATGA